From Rhododendron vialii isolate Sample 1 chromosome 10a, ASM3025357v1, the proteins below share one genomic window:
- the LOC131304597 gene encoding glucan endo-1,3-beta-D-glucosidase ARB_01444-like — MLKKLKRRVTKIITKPFKQKPKKTQPQPQPPLSPSPSPSPPPPSPPPPPPTTMPPPRETRTHPFRFPQTQSTVLPDPARFFSPNLLSSPLPTNSFFQNFVLKNGDQPEYIHPYLIKSSLSSLSLSYPSQFSSPAFTYQVFTPDLTISSANNTNPSSPHVVSSFSDLGLTLDLPSSGLRFFLVRGSPYLTCVVSSNVSIAISTVHAILQFNSNSSNTKYTITLNNNQKWVLYTSSPIDLRNDVSSITSGGFGGIIRIAILPDSDPKSEAILDQFSSCYPVSGEAVFAKPFCLEYKWDKKGWGDLLMLAHPLHVRLLAGNECGMTVLDNFKYKSIDGELVGIVGDSWLLKSDPVSVTWHSIGGVKEESYPEIIDALVKDVGALDAASISTNSSYFYGKLVARAARLGLIAEELSYVDVIPSIRKYLKNTIEPWLNGTFGPNGFLYDAKWGGIVTQLGSLDSGADFGFGLYNDHHYHLGYFLYGIAVLAKIDPAWGRKYRPQAYSLMADFMNLGRRGNSSYPRLRCFDLWKLHSWAGGLTEFGDGRNQESTSEAVNAYYSAALMGLAYGDTHLVAVGSTLSAMEIHSAQTWWHVRERDTLYPQDFTRENRVVGVLWANKRDSGLWFAPPEWKECRLGIQLLPLLPISEVLFSEISFVKELVTWTLPALAREGVGVGWKGFLYALQGVYDKEGALGQIRNLNGFDDGNSLTNLLWWIHSRGGDEEEGCEGGGKFCWFGHYCH, encoded by the exons ATGCTAAAGAAACTCAAAAGAAGAGTCACAAAAATCATCACAAAACCATTCaagcaaaaacccaaaaaaacccaACCTCAACCTCAACCTCCCCTTTctccttccccttccccttcacCACCgcctccctctcctcctcctcctcctcccaccaccatgccaccgcCAAGGGAAACCCGAACCCACCCGTTTCGCTTCCCCCAAACCCAATCCACCGTCCTCCCCGACCCGGCCCGATTCTTCTCCCCCAACCTCCTCTCCTCCCCTCTCCCCACCAACTCCTTCTTCCAAAACTTCGTCCTCAAAAACGGCGACCAGCCCGAGTACATCCACCCCTACCTCatcaaatcctctctctcctccctctctctctcctacccgTCTCAGTTCTCCTCCCCCGCCTTCACTTACCAGGTCTTCACCCCTGACCTCACCATCTCTTCCGCAAACAACACAAACCCTAGCTCCCCCCACGTGGTCTCTTCCTTCAGCGATCTGGGCTTGACCCTTGACCTGCCTTCTAGTGGTCTCAGGTTTTTCCTCGTTAGGGGCAGCCCTTACTTGACTTGTGTCGTCTCCAGCAACGTTTCCATAGCTATCTCCACCGTCCATGCCATTCTTCAGTTCAATTCCAATAGCTCTAACACTAAGTACACCATTACTCTCAATAATAATCAGAAATGGGTTTTGTATACTTCTTCGCCGATTGACTTGCGTAATGACGTTTCTTCCATAACTTCAG GTGGGTTTGGCGGGATTATACGGATTGCAATTTTACCGGATTCTGATCCTAAGTCTGAAGCAATCCTAGATCAATTCAGTTCTTGTTATCCGGTATCCGGTGAAGCTGTTTTCGCTAAGCCATTTTGTTTGGAGTACAAGTGGGATAAGAAAGGGTGGGGAGACTTGCTCATGCTTGCCCACCCTCTCCATGTCCGGCTTCTTGCTGGTAACGAATGTGGAATGACTGTTTTGGACAATTTCAAGTACAAAAGTATTGATGGTGAGCTTGTGGGCATTGTTGGAGATTCATGGCTATTGAAATCTGACCCTGTTTCTGTTACTTGGCATTCTATTGGAGGTGTCAAAGAAGAATCATATCCTGAAATTATTGATGCACTTGTCAAAGATGTTGGGGCTTTAGATGCAGCCTCAATATCGACAAATTCATCTTATTTTTATGGAAAACTTGTTGCAAGAGCAGCAAGGTTAGGTTTAATTGCTGAGGAGTTGTCTTATGTTGATGTAATCCCAAGTATCCGGAAGTACTTAAAGAATACAATTGAGCCATGGTTAAACGGAACTTTTGGGCCGAACGGATTCTTGTATGATGCCAAGTGGGGTGGGATTGTGACTCAACTAGGGTCTTTGGATTCTGGTGCAGATTTCGGGTTTGGTCTCTATAATGATCACCATTACCATTTGGGCTATTTTCTTTACGGAATTGCAGTACTAGCAAAGATTGATCCGGCTTGGGGGAGAAAGTACAGGCCTCAAGCTTATTCACTTATGGCAGATTTCATGAACTTGGGTAGGCGTGGGAATTCATCGTATCCCCGGTTGAGGTGTTTTGATTTGTGGAAATTACATTCATGGGCTGGAGGGTTAACTGAATTCGGAGATGGGAGAAATCAAGAGAGCACAAGTGAGGCTGTGAACGCGTACTACTCCGCAGCTTTGATGGGGTTGGCTTATGGGGACACCCACCTTGTTGCCGTTGGATCCACACTCTCAGCAATGGAGATTCATTCGGCTCAAACGTGGTGGCACGTGAGAGAAAGAGATACTTTATATCCACAAGATTTTACAAGGGAGAATAGGGTAGTGGGGGTTTTATGGGCTAACAAGAGGGACAGTGGTCTTTGGTTTGCTCCGCCCGAGTGGAAGGAATGCAGGCTGGGGATTCAGCTGCTGCCGTTGTTGCCTATTTCTGaggttttgttttctgaaatCAGTTTTGTGAAAGAGCTGGTGACGTGGACGTTGCCGGCCTTGGCAAGAGAGGGAGTTGGAGTAGGGTGGAAGGGGTTTTTGTATGCATTACAAGGGGTTTATGATAAAGAGGGTGCTTTGGGTCAGATTAGAAACTTGAATGGTTTTGACGACGGGAACTCGCTTACGAATCTTTTGTGGTGGATTCACAGTAGAGGTGGTGATGAAGAAGAAGGGTGTGAGGGGGGAGGGAAGTTCTGCTGGTTTGGTCACTACTGTCATTGA
- the LOC131304596 gene encoding glucan endo-1,3-beta-D-glucosidase 1-like, whose protein sequence is MVKYREVVQGLQYRAGVGLVMAVMVVVMAMVMMRKTGDENLYCNPNPSDITITKPCKQKPQNPQLQPPPLPPPPTTMSPPAETGTHPFRFPKTQSTVLPDPARFFSPDLLSSPLPTNSFFQNLVLKKGDQPEYIHPYLIKSSLSTLSLSYPSQFSNPAFAYQAFTPDLTISSANNTNPGSAHVVSSFSDLGLTLDLPSSGLRFFLVRGSPYLTCVATRNVSVTISTVHAILQFNSNGSNTKYTITLNNNQKWVLYASSPISLSNDVSSITSGGFTGIIRIAILPDSDPKSEAILDRFSSCYPVSGDAVFDKPFGLEYKWDKKGWGDLLMLAHPLHLQLLAGNECGITVLDNFKYKSIDGELVGVVGDSWLLKSDPVSVTWHSIGGVKEESYPEIIDALVKDVRALDAASISTDSSYFYGKLVARAARLGLIAEELSYVDVMPSIQKYLKNTIEPWLDGTFGPNGFLYDAKWGGIVTKLGSLDSGADFGFGLYNDHHYHLGYFLYGIAVLAKIDPAWGRKYRPQAYSLLADFMNLERHGNSSYPRLRCFDLWKLHSWAGGLTEFGDGRNQESSSEAVNAYYSAALMGLAYGDTHLVAIGSTLSAMEIHSAQTWWHVRERDTLYPQDFTRENRLMGVLWANKRDSGLWFAPPEWKECRLGIQLLPLLPISEVLFSEISFVRELVVWTLPTLAREGVGEGWKGFLYALQGVYDKEGALGNIRNLNGFDDGNSLTNLLWWIHSRGGDEEGCEGGGKFCWFGHYSH, encoded by the exons ATGGTGAAATATagagaggtggtgcaagggttGCAATACAGGGCAGGGGTTGGTTTGGTAAtggcggtgatggtggtggtaatgGCGATGGTGATGATGAGGAAGACGGGAGATGAAAACTTGTATTGCAACCCTAACCCTAGCGATATCACTATCACAAAGCCATGCAAACAAAAACCCCAAAACCCCCAACTTCAACCAccacctcttcctcctcctcccacCACCATGTCACCGCCTGCGGAAACCGGAACCCACCCGTTTCGCTTCCCCAAAACCCAGTCCACCGTCCTCCCCGACCCGGCCCGCTTCTTCTCCCCCGACCTGCTCTCCTCCCCTCTCCCCACCAACTCCTTCTTCCAAAACCTCGTCCTCAAAAAAGGCGACCAGCCCGAGTACATCCACCCCTACCTCATCAAATCATCTCtctccaccctctctctctcgtacccGTCTCAGTTCTCCAACCCCGCCTTCGCTTACCAGGCCTTCACCCCTGACCTCACCATCTCTTCCGCAAACAACACAAACCCTGGCTCCGCCCACGTGGTATCTTCCTTCAGCGATCTGGGTTTGACCCTTGACCTGCCTTCTAGTGGTCTCAGGTTTTTTCTCGTTAGGGGCAGCCCTTACTTGACCTGTGTCGCCACCAGAAACGTTTCTGTAACTATCTCCACCGTCCATGCCATTCTTCAGTTCAATTCCAATGGCTCTAATACTAAGTACACCATTACTCTCAATAATAATCAGAAATGGGTTTTGTATGCTTCTTCGCCGATTAGCTTGAGTAATGACGTTTCTTCCATAACTTCAG GTGGGTTTACCGGGATTATACGGATTGCAATTTTACCAGATTCTGATCCCAAGTCCGAAGCAATCCTAGATCGATTCAGTTCTTGTTATCCAGTATCTGGTGATGCAGTTTTCGATAAGCCATTTGGTTTGGAGTACAAGTGGGATAAGAAAGGGTGGGGAGACTTGCTCATGCTTGCCCACCCTctccatcttcagcttcttgcGGGTAACGAATGTGGAATTACTGTTTTGGACAATTTCAAGTACAAAAGCATTGATGGTGAGCTTGTGGGCGTTGTTGGAGATTCATGGCTATTGAAATCTGACCCTGTCTCTGTTACTTGGCATTCTATTGGAGGTGTCAAAGAAGAATCATATCCTGAAATTATTGATGCACTTGTCAAAGATGTCAGGGCTTTAGATGCAGCCTCAATATCGACAGATTCGTCTTATTTTTATGGAAAACTGGTTGCAAGAGCAGCAAGGTTAGGTTTAATTGCTGAGGAGTTGTCTTATGTTGATGTAATGCCAAGTATCCAAAAGTACTTAAAGAATACAATTGAGCCATGGTTAGACGGAACTTTTGGGCCGAACGGCTTCTTGTATGATGCCAAGTGGGGTGGGATTGTGACTAAATTAGGGTCTTTGGATTCTGGTGCTGATTTCGGGTTTGGTCTCTATAACGATCACCATTACCATTTGGGCTATTTTCTTTACGGAATTGCAGTGCTAGCAAAGATTGATCCGGCTTGGGGGAGAAAGTACAGGCCTCAAGCTTATTCACTTTTGGCAGATTTTATGAACTTGGAAAGGCATGGGAATTCATCGTATCCCCGGTTGAGGTGTTTCGATTTGTGGAAATTACATTCATGGGCTGGAGGGTTAACTGAATTCGGAGATGGGAGAAATCAAGAGAGCTCAAGTGAGGCTGTGAACGCTTACTATTCGGCAGCTTTGATGGGGTTGGCTTATGGGGACACCCACCTTGTTGCCATCGGATCCACACTCTCAGCAATGGAGATTCATTCGGCTCAAACGTGGTGGCACGTGAGAGAAAGAGATACTCTGTATCCACAAGATTTTACAAGAGAGAATAGGTTGATGGGGGTTTTATGGGCTAACAAGAGGGACAGTGGTCTTTGGTTTGCTCCGCCCGAGTGGAAGGAATGCAGGCTGGGGATTCAGCTGCTGCCGTTGTTGCCTATTTCTGaggttttgttttctgaaatCAGTTTTGTGAGAGAGCTGGTGGTGTGGACGTTGCCGACCCTGGCAAGAGAGGGAGTTGGAGAAGGGTGGAAGGGGTTTTTGTATGCATTACAAGGGGTTTATGATAAAGAGGGTGCTTTGGGTAATATTAGGAACTTGAATGGTTTTGACGACGGGAACTCGCTTACGAATCTTTTGTGGTGGATTCACAGTAGAGGTGGTGATGAAGAAGGGTGTGAGGGGGGAGGGAAGTTCTGCTGGTTTGGTCACTACAGTCATTAA